Proteins from a single region of Bacteroidia bacterium:
- a CDS encoding CoA transferase subunit B: protein MGLDKNQIAKRIAQELKDGYYVNLGIGIPTLVANYVPENIEVTLQSENGLLGIGPFPTPDNVQADLINAGKQTVTYVDGASFFDSATSFAMIRGGHVDLTILGAFEVSEEGDIASWKVPGKLVKGMGGAMDLVASAKNIIVAMQHSNKGQSKILKKCTLPLTGVKCVKRIVTDLAVMDVTPDGFKLLERAPGVTVNEIIAATEGKLIVEGEIPEMKL, encoded by the coding sequence ATGGGCTTAGATAAAAATCAAATAGCAAAACGTATAGCACAGGAATTAAAAGACGGATATTATGTAAATCTTGGTATTGGAATTCCAACATTAGTTGCTAATTATGTTCCCGAAAATATTGAAGTAACACTGCAATCTGAGAATGGATTGTTAGGAATTGGTCCTTTTCCAACTCCTGATAATGTGCAGGCAGATCTTATCAATGCAGGAAAACAAACTGTAACATATGTTGACGGTGCTTCATTTTTCGATTCTGCAACCAGCTTTGCAATGATTCGCGGCGGACATGTTGACTTAACAATTCTTGGCGCTTTTGAAGTTTCAGAAGAAGGTGATATTGCAAGTTGGAAAGTTCCCGGAAAACTTGTTAAAGGAATGGGTGGGGCAATGGATTTAGTAGCTTCGGCAAAAAATATTATTGTTGCAATGCAGCATTCAAACAAAGGGCAATCAAAAATTTTGAAAAAATGTACCTTGCCATTAACAGGAGTTAAATGTGTAAAAAGAATAGTAACAGATTTAGCTGTTATGGATGTTACTCCAGATGGATTTAAATTATTAGAAAGAGCGCCGGGTGTTACAGTTAATGAAATTATAGCTGCAACAGAAGGGAAATTAATTGTTGAAGGAGAAATACCAGAAATGAAACTATAG
- a CDS encoding response regulator transcription factor: MTNKQKIFLVEDDKNFGMVLKSYLEIQGFHVSLFEDGAKAIHYFRNNEYDICILDVMLPNFDGYAVAREIRLVNETIPLFFLTAKTLKEDILKGFSLGADDYITKPFDSEVLLLKIKAILKRHCVQKENNEQEEFNIGIYIYNSRFRTLANGNEVHKLSPKESCLLQLMCKNLNNITPRETALKTIWGDDNYFTTRSMDVFVTKLRKYLKDDARVEITNLHGNGYILSVKE, from the coding sequence ATGACGAATAAACAAAAAATATTTCTGGTTGAAGATGACAAGAACTTTGGTATGGTTCTTAAATCCTATCTTGAGATACAGGGATTTCATGTAAGTTTATTTGAGGATGGTGCAAAGGCAATTCATTATTTTCGTAACAACGAATACGATATTTGCATACTTGATGTAATGTTACCAAATTTTGACGGTTATGCAGTGGCTCGAGAAATAAGATTAGTAAACGAAACAATTCCGCTATTCTTTCTGACCGCTAAAACATTAAAGGAAGATATATTAAAAGGATTTTCGCTTGGAGCCGATGATTATATTACAAAACCATTCGATTCGGAAGTATTGTTATTAAAAATAAAAGCAATATTAAAAAGGCATTGCGTTCAAAAAGAAAATAACGAACAGGAAGAATTTAATATTGGAATTTACATATACAACAGTCGTTTCAGAACATTGGCAAATGGAAATGAAGTCCATAAGTTGTCGCCAAAAGAGTCATGCCTTTTACAATTAATGTGTAAAAATCTGAATAATATTACACCTCGCGAAACGGCGTTAAAAACAATCTGGGGCGACGACAACTATTTTACTACCCGAAGCATGGATGTGTTTGTAACAAAGCTCAGAAAATATTTAAAAGATGATGCCCGGGTTGAAATTACAAACTTACACGGTAATGGTTATATTCTAAGTGTGAAGGAATAA
- a CDS encoding TAXI family TRAP transporter solute-binding subunit has translation MKNKIFFFVGFLLIILVFTSCNNKKEYKFATTSKGTSYNEVGGLITELINKNDNINFTMLEGSELGSFVNCKKIYRNEVDFAIAQNDTKVSGFLDGEGSVVDSKIRTVIPLYPEILFVVYADTIVANDIKELVTGRRIGVGPFNSGTHRFFEAYLKHCGVDSSAYKFVHTSWAENIVSDKIDISVNVGGYNASAVVEMLNSRKCKIFSLGDYRLYGKGSPVEGFCMNYTTARPFIIPMQTYSYGPKEPVLTLAVDAVLLCNKDVDANDVYTIVDELIKNSKILVDKNPLLSSINSKFDQGTLNFPLHDGTIRYLERDEPSFIEKHIDIIAFLTTILMAGSGVLLAFLRKIKAAKKDRIDEYYEKVLTIEKEMSNINSVAEIKLSLNRLHLIKQDAFKALIEEKLLANESFNIFLGLTDTIITRLEKKLEEL, from the coding sequence ATGAAAAATAAAATATTCTTTTTTGTTGGATTTTTATTAATTATTCTGGTATTTACCAGCTGTAACAATAAGAAAGAATATAAATTTGCAACTACATCAAAAGGTACTTCTTATAATGAGGTTGGAGGATTAATTACCGAGCTTATTAACAAAAATGATAATATTAATTTTACAATGTTAGAGGGGAGTGAGCTTGGTTCTTTTGTAAATTGTAAAAAAATATATCGCAACGAAGTTGATTTTGCTATAGCACAAAATGACACAAAGGTATCCGGATTTCTTGATGGTGAAGGTTCTGTTGTTGATTCAAAAATAAGAACTGTTATTCCTCTTTATCCTGAAATTTTGTTCGTTGTTTATGCTGACACAATAGTTGCAAATGATATAAAAGAACTTGTGACCGGAAGACGTATAGGTGTTGGACCTTTTAACAGTGGAACACATCGTTTTTTTGAAGCATATTTAAAACATTGCGGAGTTGATTCCTCAGCATATAAATTTGTTCATACTTCATGGGCAGAAAATATTGTGTCAGATAAAATTGATATTAGTGTGAATGTTGGAGGTTACAATGCATCTGCTGTTGTGGAAATGCTTAATTCAAGAAAGTGCAAAATTTTCAGTCTTGGCGATTATCGTTTGTATGGAAAAGGTTCTCCTGTAGAAGGCTTTTGCATGAATTACACAACCGCACGACCTTTTATTATTCCAATGCAGACTTATTCCTATGGTCCGAAGGAGCCTGTTCTGACACTTGCCGTAGATGCTGTTTTGCTTTGTAACAAAGATGTTGATGCCAATGATGTTTATACAATTGTTGATGAGTTAATTAAAAACTCAAAAATATTAGTAGATAAAAACCCTTTGCTTTCTTCAATTAACTCAAAGTTTGATCAGGGGACATTGAATTTTCCTTTGCACGATGGCACTATTCGTTATCTTGAGCGTGACGAACCTTCTTTTATTGAGAAGCATATTGATATAATAGCATTTTTAACAACTATATTGATGGCTGGTTCAGGGGTATTACTTGCCTTTTTAAGAAAAATAAAAGCAGCTAAAAAGGATAGGATTGATGAATACTATGAGAAAGTCTTAACAATAGAAAAAGAAATGAGTAATATTAATTCTGTTGCAGAAATAAAATTATCATTAAATCGTCTTCATTTAATTAAACAGGATGCATTTAAGGCATTAATTGAAGAAAAACTTTTAGCAAATGAAAGTTTTAATATTTTTCTTGGCTTAACAGATACCATAATTACACGGCTTGAGAAAAAGTTGGAAGAATTATAG
- a CDS encoding Ig-like domain-containing protein has protein sequence MKNLFLLISILSAFIGLLYSCASQSALEGGPRDEKPPVLIKSTPLNQSINFTEKKIYLDFDEFVQLKSIQEKLVVSPPMKEKPKIICKTKSVIITFEDSLIPNTTYNLNFSDAIADLNENNSIDNFHFCFSTGPYIDSLKVSGKVLESYTHKPEVGMFILLYNETFDSVPLKNPPFYIGKTNASGIFNLENLRSGKYKIFGLKDANSNLLFDLPNERIAFSDTLIVPDAINKTLTDTIKEDSIVTFVRTEYSPSNLIFYSFEEDRVKQFIKKTGRPEKNKCQIYFNRKGFKNLTVDPITTNKYIVDKNSRLDSLTIWIIDSVDYSKDSLKFKITYFKKDSVNQLYKAIDTVTFVYNENTKKPSILKKPSILTTLQNNQQISYNESPRLKFSNPVLQLTTDKIILEESKDTVFYKVNPQILIDSLSSSIYYLSYKWKDEMNYRFSFNKNKIKDVYGLACDTIVRTFKSASADYYSTIKFEATGPVNSYVFQLIDSKESVFAEWKGQLPLIKKLDRLNPGKYKLRVFVDSNKNGKWDTGCYLEHTQPEKFYFYPEEINLRSNWEIEIKWELKE, from the coding sequence ATGAAGAATCTATTTCTTTTAATCTCAATATTATCAGCGTTTATAGGATTACTATACTCCTGTGCGAGTCAGTCTGCTTTAGAGGGCGGACCAAGAGATGAAAAGCCCCCTGTACTAATAAAAAGCACTCCTTTAAATCAATCAATAAACTTTACAGAGAAAAAAATATATCTTGATTTTGACGAGTTTGTTCAGCTAAAATCAATACAGGAGAAATTAGTGGTTTCTCCACCCATGAAAGAAAAACCAAAGATTATCTGTAAAACAAAATCTGTAATTATTACTTTTGAAGATAGTTTGATTCCTAACACAACCTACAACCTTAACTTTTCAGATGCAATTGCCGACTTAAACGAAAATAATTCGATTGATAATTTTCATTTTTGTTTTTCTACAGGACCGTATATTGATTCACTAAAAGTTTCAGGAAAAGTTCTTGAATCTTATACCCATAAACCGGAAGTCGGAATGTTTATTTTGTTATATAATGAGACTTTTGATTCTGTTCCCTTAAAAAATCCTCCGTTTTATATTGGAAAAACAAATGCAAGCGGAATATTTAATTTAGAAAATTTAAGAAGCGGGAAATACAAAATATTTGGCTTAAAAGATGCCAACAGTAACTTATTGTTCGATTTACCAAACGAAAGAATAGCTTTTTCAGACACATTAATTGTGCCTGATGCAATAAACAAAACTCTCACAGACACCATAAAAGAAGACTCAATTGTTACATTTGTAAGAACCGAATACAGTCCATCAAATTTGATTTTTTATTCGTTTGAGGAAGATCGTGTCAAACAGTTCATAAAAAAAACAGGGCGACCGGAAAAAAATAAATGCCAGATTTATTTTAATAGAAAAGGATTTAAAAATTTAACAGTAGACCCAATAACAACTAACAAATATATTGTTGACAAAAACAGCCGTCTCGATTCACTTACAATTTGGATTATCGATTCGGTAGATTATAGCAAAGACAGCCTTAAATTTAAAATAACATATTTTAAAAAAGACAGTGTAAATCAGCTATACAAAGCAATTGATACGGTGACCTTTGTTTATAACGAAAACACTAAAAAACCAAGTATTCTTAAAAAACCAAGTATTTTAACTACTCTTCAAAACAATCAGCAAATAAGCTATAATGAAAGCCCAAGATTAAAATTCTCTAATCCTGTGTTACAATTAACAACAGATAAAATAATTTTAGAAGAATCTAAAGATACTGTTTTTTATAAGGTTAATCCTCAAATTTTAATTGATAGTCTTTCTTCCTCGATTTATTATTTAAGTTACAAATGGAAAGATGAAATGAACTATCGTTTTAGTTTTAATAAAAATAAAATTAAAGATGTTTATGGTCTTGCATGCGATACTATTGTTAGAACATTTAAATCTGCTTCAGCTGATTATTATAGTACCATTAAGTTTGAAGCCACAGGACCAGTAAATTCATATGTTTTTCAATTAATAGATTCAAAAGAATCAGTATTTGCCGAGTGGAAAGGACAACTTCCGTTAATTAAAAAACTAGACAGGCTTAATCCTGGCAAATATAAATTAAGAGTATTTGTCGACTCAAATAAAAACGGAAAATGGGATACAGGTTGTTATCTGGAACATACACAGCCAGAAAAATTTTATTTTTATCCCGAAGAAATTAACCTACGCTCAAACTGGGAAATTGAAATTAAGTGGGAATTGAAAGAGTAG
- a CDS encoding peptidoglycan DD-metalloendopeptidase family protein has protein sequence MKRLHAILFLIFFTVNFYAFSQSSPNVIKEVPDTNSVGPQEDDELDPVDAVTATNEYFKIIKDNNLDVPAYNQYFFWDTLDIHPYQSKMNKFTETRILSLLDSNSVFAMPMNRKPINSNFGWRKWKYHYGIDLGLNVGDSIVSTFDGMVRVVRKSKSYGNVVVIRHNNGLETLYAHLSKALVKPNQEVRAGELIALGGNTGHSTGPHLHFEIRYLGGPINPSEIIDFNNFTLVSDTLIVDRCRFEYLDDVQKARYYTIRKGDTLGRIAKRNGVSISRLCKLNGITRKTTLRIGRRLRYT, from the coding sequence TTGAAGAGATTACACGCAATTCTTTTTTTAATTTTTTTTACTGTTAATTTTTATGCGTTTTCTCAATCTTCGCCAAATGTAATTAAAGAAGTTCCCGATACAAATAGTGTTGGTCCACAGGAAGATGATGAGCTCGATCCGGTAGATGCCGTAACAGCAACCAACGAGTATTTTAAAATTATTAAGGATAATAATTTAGATGTTCCTGCATATAATCAGTACTTTTTTTGGGATACTTTAGATATTCATCCCTATCAGTCCAAGATGAATAAATTTACAGAAACAAGAATTTTATCGCTTTTAGATAGTAATTCGGTTTTTGCAATGCCAATGAATCGTAAACCCATAAATTCAAATTTTGGATGGAGAAAATGGAAATATCATTATGGAATTGATTTAGGGTTAAATGTTGGCGATAGTATTGTTTCGACATTTGATGGAATGGTTCGAGTTGTTAGAAAGAGTAAATCGTATGGTAATGTTGTTGTTATAAGGCATAATAATGGACTTGAAACTCTTTATGCTCATCTTTCAAAAGCATTAGTAAAACCAAATCAGGAGGTAAGAGCCGGGGAACTTATTGCACTTGGAGGAAACACAGGACATTCAACAGGACCACATTTACATTTTGAAATCAGATATCTGGGAGGCCCGATTAACCCTAGTGAAATAATTGATTTTAATAATTTTACTCTTGTAAGCGATACTTTAATTGTAGATCGTTGTCGTTTCGAATATCTTGACGATGTTCAAAAAGCCAGATATTATACTATTAGAAAAGGTGATACACTTGGAAGAATAGCAAAAAGAAACGGAGTATCTATTTCCAGATTATGTAAACTTAATGGAATTACAAGAAAAACGACTTTACGAATTGGTCGCCGTTTGAGATATACATAA
- a CDS encoding T9SS type A sorting domain-containing protein produces the protein MKHSAFSKIIGIILLSFIVLLFTQSTSDPSLNDGSYYQLDLSDNSTYSVDCYDELSDEKWVVKNSCCTLTTSIINMPGEAGVDPDMDVPFNATISGSGNLEDPDKVVIEYSIGSDWVQVAEIIGTEIPTGHTSSGFRAENIPAGADIQFRIIFCTNQNSEKITLISKNEHGHGIEDETLMIGTPFFAGSNVAYKPGNLPVTLVTFYGLVENNKINLFWETMAEINNSHFELERSTDGENFKTVTIVQGSGNSNNKISYNATDYEPLKGTSYYRLKQVDYDGKFAYSNLIAVSTVTSESSCNLVVKPNPCIGKCFVYLEDCAEQNGNKMTFSMYDALGNVVNTQTELVEEGKSMFAIDVNSSMKSGVYIVRGRSGNKNIENKAVITN, from the coding sequence ATGAAACACAGTGCCTTTTCAAAAATTATTGGAATAATATTACTTTCATTTATAGTATTATTATTTACCCAGTCAACCTCTGATCCTTCATTAAACGACGGAAGTTATTATCAACTGGATCTGAGCGATAATTCTACATATTCTGTAGATTGCTATGATGAGTTAAGTGATGAAAAGTGGGTAGTTAAAAATAGCTGTTGTACACTAACAACATCCATTATTAATATGCCCGGAGAGGCAGGAGTTGATCCGGATATGGATGTTCCTTTTAATGCAACAATTTCAGGTTCTGGTAATTTAGAGGATCCAGATAAGGTTGTAATTGAATATTCTATTGGTTCAGACTGGGTGCAGGTTGCAGAAATTATTGGAACTGAAATTCCAACAGGTCATACATCTTCTGGTTTTAGAGCAGAAAACATTCCTGCCGGAGCAGACATACAATTTAGAATAATATTTTGTACAAATCAAAATAGTGAAAAAATAACACTTATTTCAAAAAACGAGCATGGTCATGGTATAGAAGATGAGACATTAATGATTGGAACACCGTTTTTTGCAGGAAGTAATGTGGCATATAAACCGGGAAATTTACCTGTAACACTGGTCACATTTTATGGCTTGGTCGAGAATAATAAAATTAATTTGTTTTGGGAAACAATGGCTGAAATTAATAATTCTCATTTTGAACTTGAGAGAAGTACAGATGGTGAAAATTTTAAAACTGTAACAATCGTTCAGGGTTCAGGAAACAGTAATAATAAAATTAGTTATAACGCTACAGATTATGAGCCATTAAAAGGTACATCGTATTATCGCCTTAAACAGGTTGATTATGATGGGAAGTTTGCTTATTCAAATCTTATTGCGGTAAGTACTGTTACCTCTGAGAGTTCGTGTAATCTTGTAGTGAAGCCTAATCCATGTATTGGAAAATGCTTTGTTTATCTTGAGGATTGTGCTGAACAAAATGGAAATAAAATGACATTTTCAATGTATGATGCACTTGGTAATGTTGTGAATACGCAAACAGAACTTGTTGAAGAAGGCAAATCGATGTTTGCAATTGATGTAAACAGTTCTATGAAGTCCGGAGTATATATAGTAAGGGGTAGGTCGGGAAATAAAAACATTGAAAATAAAGCCGTAATAACAAATTAG
- a CDS encoding CoA transferase subunit A, whose product MNKVVKNAEEAIKGMTDNMTVMFGGFGLCGIPENVIRVLAKTQIKNLVCISNNCGVDDFGLGFLLKNKQIRKMVASYVGENAEFERQMLSGELEVELNPQGTLAERIRAGGAGIPAFFVPAGYGTEVAIGKEEREFNGKMHILEHALTADFAIVKAWKGDTHGNLIYRYTASNFNNMMAMAGKITIAEVEELVPAGELDPNFIHTPGIFVQRIFQGVDYEKRIEQVTTSNPKTQ is encoded by the coding sequence TAACATGACTGTTATGTTTGGTGGTTTTGGACTTTGTGGTATTCCTGAAAATGTTATAAGAGTTCTTGCAAAAACTCAGATTAAAAACCTTGTTTGTATTTCTAATAATTGCGGTGTAGATGATTTTGGATTGGGCTTTTTGTTAAAAAATAAGCAGATTCGAAAAATGGTAGCATCGTATGTTGGTGAAAACGCTGAATTTGAAAGACAAATGCTATCTGGTGAACTTGAAGTTGAGCTTAATCCACAAGGAACTTTAGCTGAACGAATAAGAGCAGGTGGTGCTGGTATTCCTGCATTTTTTGTGCCTGCCGGTTATGGTACCGAAGTTGCAATAGGTAAAGAAGAACGCGAATTCAATGGAAAAATGCATATTCTGGAACATGCACTGACTGCCGATTTTGCTATTGTTAAGGCATGGAAAGGCGATACTCATGGAAATTTAATTTACAGATATACCGCCTCAAATTTTAATAATATGATGGCAATGGCTGGAAAGATAACAATTGCAGAAGTTGAAGAGCTTGTTCCTGCTGGCGAATTAGATCCAAATTTTATTCATACTCCAGGAATTTTTGTTCAAAGAATTTTTCAGGGAGTGGATTATGAAAAACGTATTGAACAAGTGACTACATCAAATCCCAAAACTCAATAA
- the lgt gene encoding prolipoprotein diacylglyceryl transferase, with the protein MTTLYINWNPSPEMFNIGGFAVRWYGLLFAAGFFFGYIIMQRIFKKENIPAKVLDRLTIYMLLGTVIGARLGHCLFYEPEYYFANPWEILNIRQGGLASHGAAIGILASLALFSYLQKRSYAWIVDRIVIVVALSGFFIRSGNLLNSEIIGSPTTVSWAFIFPQVDLIPRHPTQVYELLAYLLIFILLLWLFFKKNAGTKPFLLTGLFMVLVFGFRFFVEFYKDVQVDFEKSMTLNMGQWLSIPVIVLGIILIAFSLKKAKS; encoded by the coding sequence ATGACAACATTGTATATTAACTGGAATCCATCTCCCGAAATGTTTAATATTGGCGGATTTGCTGTTCGTTGGTATGGTTTATTATTTGCTGCCGGATTCTTTTTTGGCTATATAATAATGCAGAGAATTTTTAAAAAAGAAAATATTCCTGCAAAAGTTCTTGACAGATTAACGATTTATATGTTGTTGGGAACTGTAATAGGTGCTCGACTGGGACATTGTCTTTTTTATGAACCGGAATATTATTTTGCAAATCCATGGGAAATATTAAATATCAGGCAAGGTGGATTAGCAAGTCATGGTGCAGCGATTGGTATATTAGCTTCTTTAGCTTTGTTTTCATATCTACAGAAAAGAAGCTATGCCTGGATAGTTGACAGAATAGTAATCGTAGTAGCTCTTTCAGGCTTTTTTATACGTAGTGGAAATTTACTTAATTCAGAAATTATAGGTTCGCCAACAACTGTTTCATGGGCATTTATTTTTCCTCAAGTTGATTTGATTCCGCGTCACCCAACACAGGTATATGAATTGCTTGCTTATTTGCTGATATTTATACTATTGCTCTGGCTGTTTTTTAAGAAGAATGCAGGAACGAAACCTTTTTTGCTTACCGGACTATTTATGGTATTGGTTTTTGGATTCCGCTTTTTTGTTGAGTTTTACAAAGACGTGCAAGTTGATTTCGAAAAATCAATGACTTTAAATATGGGTCAATGGTTAAGTATTCCAGTTATTGTTTTGGGAATCATTCTTATAGCGTTTTCACTAAAGAAAGCAAAAAGTTAA